From the Diceros bicornis minor isolate mBicDic1 chromosome 35 unlocalized genomic scaffold, mDicBic1.mat.cur SUPER_35_unloc_1, whole genome shotgun sequence genome, one window contains:
- the LOC131402238 gene encoding ral-GDS-related protein-like, with translation MLSWAVAGLGDTPCPPQELFKTVMPHKFLDSIWSQCDRGNKHLESTIHVTTTHFNRVVECIISTCIGDPSMTAQDRARVVELWIQVAKECHGLRNLSSLHAIFWALEGPSI, from the exons atgctgagctgggctgtggcagggctgggtgacactccctgtcctccccaggagctgttcaaGACAGTGATGCCCCACaaattcctggactccatctggtcccagtgtgacagggGCAATAAGCACCTGGAATCCACCATCCATGTCAccacgacccactttaacagagtggtcgaatgtatcatcagcacctgcattggggacccgagcatgactgcccaggacagggccagggtggtggagctctggatccaggtggccaag gaatgccacggcctgaggaacctttcctctctccacgcgatcttctgggctctggagggcccctccatttaa